A single region of the Leptothrix cholodnii SP-6 genome encodes:
- a CDS encoding arginine/lysine/ornithine decarboxylase codes for MQRFHFPIVIIDEDFRSENTSGLGIRALAQAIEKEGFEVLGATSYGDLSQFAQQQSRAGAFILSIDDEEFTPGPELDPAVLSLRKFIEEIRFRNTDIPIYIYGETRTSQHIPNDILRELHGFIHMFEDTPEFVARHIIRECKSYLDGLAPPFFKELMDYAQDGSYSWHCPGHSGGVAFLKSPVGQMFHQFFGENMLRADVCNAVEELGQLLDHTGPVGASERNAARIFNADHCYFVTNGTSTSNKMVWHHTVAPDDIVVVDRNCHKSILHSIIMTGAVPVFMTPTRNHYGIIGPIPESEFSREAIERKIAANPLLAGVDTSQIKPRIMTLTQSTYDGVLYNTETIKGMVDGWIDTLHFDEAWLPHAAFHKFYGSFHAMGKNRPRPKEAIVYATQSTHKLLAGISQASQVLVQDSQTRQLDRHLFNEAYLMHTSTSPQYAIIASCDVAAAMMDPPGGTALVEESIKEALDFRRAMRKVEDEFGHDWWFKVWGPPALAGDGIGRADGWILQANEQWHGFGDLADGFNMLDPIKSTIITPGLNMSGEFAKTGIPAAIVTKFLAEHGVVVEKTGLYSFFIMFTIGITKGRWNTLLTALQQFKDDYDRNQPLWRVLPEFVAKYPVYERMGLRDLCQAIHEAYAEGDIARLTTEMYLSDLHPAMKPSEAYAHIARRRTERVEIDQLEGRITTSLLTPYPPGIPLLIPGERFNKKIVDYLRFARRFNDRFPGFHTDVHGLVEQDMGNGVRRYYVDCVA; via the coding sequence ATGCAGCGTTTTCATTTCCCGATCGTCATCATCGACGAGGACTTCCGCAGCGAGAACACCTCGGGGCTGGGCATCCGTGCGCTGGCCCAGGCCATCGAAAAAGAGGGCTTCGAGGTGCTGGGTGCCACCAGCTACGGCGACCTGAGCCAGTTCGCGCAGCAGCAAAGCCGCGCCGGCGCCTTCATCCTGTCGATCGACGACGAGGAGTTCACGCCCGGCCCCGAGCTCGACCCGGCGGTGCTGTCGCTGCGCAAGTTCATCGAGGAGATCCGGTTCCGCAACACCGACATCCCGATCTACATCTACGGCGAGACGCGCACCTCGCAGCACATCCCCAACGACATCCTGCGCGAGCTGCACGGCTTCATCCACATGTTCGAGGACACGCCGGAGTTCGTGGCGCGCCACATCATCCGCGAGTGCAAGAGCTACCTCGACGGCCTGGCGCCGCCGTTCTTCAAGGAGCTGATGGACTACGCGCAGGACGGCTCCTACAGCTGGCACTGCCCGGGTCACTCGGGCGGCGTGGCGTTCCTGAAGAGCCCGGTGGGCCAGATGTTCCACCAGTTCTTCGGCGAGAACATGCTGCGCGCCGACGTCTGCAACGCGGTCGAGGAACTCGGCCAGCTGCTCGACCACACCGGCCCGGTGGGTGCGTCCGAGCGCAATGCGGCGCGCATCTTCAACGCCGACCACTGCTACTTCGTGACCAACGGCACCAGCACGTCCAACAAGATGGTCTGGCACCACACGGTGGCGCCCGACGACATCGTGGTGGTCGACCGCAACTGCCACAAGTCGATCCTGCACTCGATCATCATGACCGGCGCGGTGCCGGTCTTCATGACGCCCACGCGCAACCACTACGGCATCATCGGCCCGATCCCCGAGAGCGAGTTCAGCCGCGAGGCGATCGAGCGCAAGATCGCCGCCAATCCGCTGCTGGCCGGCGTGGACACCTCGCAGATCAAGCCGCGCATCATGACGCTGACGCAGAGCACCTACGACGGCGTGCTCTACAACACCGAGACCATCAAGGGCATGGTCGACGGCTGGATCGACACCCTGCATTTCGACGAGGCCTGGCTGCCGCACGCGGCCTTCCACAAGTTCTACGGCAGCTTCCACGCGATGGGCAAGAACCGGCCGCGCCCGAAGGAGGCGATCGTCTACGCCACCCAGTCGACCCACAAGCTGCTGGCCGGCATCAGCCAGGCCTCGCAGGTGCTGGTGCAGGACTCGCAGACGCGCCAGCTCGACCGCCACCTCTTCAACGAGGCCTACCTGATGCACACCAGCACCTCGCCGCAGTACGCGATCATCGCGTCGTGCGACGTGGCCGCGGCCATGATGGACCCGCCCGGCGGCACCGCGCTGGTCGAGGAAAGCATCAAGGAGGCGCTCGACTTCCGCCGCGCCATGCGCAAGGTCGAGGACGAGTTCGGCCACGACTGGTGGTTCAAGGTCTGGGGCCCGCCGGCGCTGGCCGGTGACGGCATCGGCCGCGCCGACGGCTGGATCCTGCAGGCCAACGAGCAGTGGCACGGCTTCGGCGACCTGGCCGACGGCTTCAACATGCTCGACCCGATCAAGTCGACCATCATCACGCCGGGGCTGAACATGTCGGGCGAGTTCGCCAAGACCGGCATCCCGGCGGCGATCGTCACCAAGTTCCTGGCCGAGCACGGCGTGGTGGTCGAGAAGACCGGGCTCTACAGCTTCTTCATCATGTTCACCATCGGCATCACCAAGGGCCGCTGGAACACCCTGCTGACGGCGCTGCAGCAGTTCAAGGACGACTACGACCGCAACCAGCCGCTGTGGCGCGTGCTGCCCGAGTTCGTCGCCAAGTACCCGGTCTACGAGCGCATGGGCCTGCGCGACCTCTGCCAGGCCATCCACGAGGCCTACGCCGAGGGCGACATCGCCCGCCTCACCACCGAGATGTACCTGTCCGACCTGCATCCGGCGATGAAGCCCAGCGAGGCCTACGCGCACATCGCCCGGCGCAGGACCGAGCGGGTCGAGATCGACCAGCTCGAAGGCCGCATCACCACCTCGCTGCTGACGCCGTACCCGCCGGGCATCCCGCTGCTGATCCCCGGCGAGCGTTTCAACAAGAAGATCGTCGACTACCTGCGCTTCGCGCGCCGCTTCAACGACCGCTTCCCCGGTTTCCACACCGACGTGCACGGCCTGGTCGAGCAGGACATGGGCAACGGCGTGCGGCGCTACTACGTCGACTGCGTGGCGTAG
- a CDS encoding alpha-D-glucose phosphate-specific phosphoglucomutase translates to MKIVQVSTQPIAGQRPGTSGLRKKVSVFQQPHYLENFVQALFESLDDRAGQTLVLGGDGRFHNRAAVQTILRMAAAHGFAKVLVGQGGLLSTPAASAVIRKRGAYGGVVLSASHNPGGPDGDFGIKYNIGNGGPAPEKVTEAIYAGTQRITQYPIADDVADIDLSRLGEQRIGAMVVEVIDPVADHLELMRGLFDFDAMRAWFAAGNRMCYDAMCAAGGPYARAALEGALGAPAGTVINGEPLEDFGGHHPDPNPAHAEALIAIMSAADAPDFGAASDGDADRNMILGRRFVVTPSDSLAVLAANAGRVPGYRDGLKGIARSMPTSQAADRVAAALGIPCYETPTGWKFFGNLLDAGRATLCGEESYGTGSDHVREKDGLWAVLFWLNLLAATGESVEQIVRAHWARFGRNYYSRHDWEGVPTERADALMAALRARLPSLAGARFGDLLIEQADDFAYTDPVDGSVSTRQGVRLLIAGGSRVVFRLSGTGTEGATLRVYLERYESDPALHDLPPQDALGPLIDLAEQIAGIRAHTGLDAPAVIT, encoded by the coding sequence ATGAAGATCGTCCAGGTTTCCACCCAGCCCATCGCCGGCCAGCGGCCCGGCACCTCCGGCCTGCGCAAGAAGGTCTCGGTGTTCCAGCAGCCGCACTACCTCGAGAACTTCGTCCAGGCGCTGTTCGAGAGCCTCGACGATCGCGCCGGCCAGACCCTGGTGCTCGGGGGGGACGGCCGCTTCCACAACCGCGCGGCGGTGCAGACCATCCTGCGCATGGCCGCGGCGCACGGTTTTGCCAAGGTGCTGGTCGGGCAGGGCGGCCTGCTGTCGACACCGGCGGCCAGCGCGGTGATCCGCAAGCGCGGCGCCTACGGCGGCGTGGTGCTGTCGGCCAGCCACAACCCGGGCGGCCCGGACGGCGACTTCGGCATCAAGTACAACATCGGCAACGGCGGCCCGGCGCCCGAGAAGGTCACCGAGGCGATCTACGCCGGCACGCAGCGCATCACGCAGTACCCGATCGCCGACGATGTCGCCGACATCGACCTCTCGCGCCTGGGCGAGCAGCGCATCGGCGCGATGGTGGTCGAGGTGATCGATCCGGTGGCCGACCACCTCGAGCTGATGCGCGGGCTGTTCGACTTCGACGCCATGCGCGCCTGGTTCGCTGCCGGCAACCGCATGTGCTACGACGCCATGTGCGCCGCCGGCGGCCCCTACGCCCGCGCGGCGCTCGAAGGCGCGCTCGGCGCGCCGGCCGGCACGGTCATCAACGGCGAGCCGCTGGAGGACTTCGGCGGCCATCACCCCGATCCCAACCCGGCCCACGCCGAGGCACTGATCGCGATCATGTCGGCCGCCGATGCGCCCGATTTCGGTGCAGCCTCCGACGGTGATGCCGACCGCAACATGATCCTCGGCCGACGCTTCGTCGTCACGCCGTCCGACAGCCTGGCGGTGCTGGCGGCCAATGCCGGGCGGGTGCCGGGTTATCGCGACGGGCTCAAGGGCATCGCGCGTTCGATGCCGACCTCGCAGGCGGCCGACCGCGTGGCTGCCGCGCTCGGCATCCCGTGTTACGAAACCCCGACCGGCTGGAAGTTCTTCGGCAACCTGCTCGACGCCGGCCGCGCCACGCTGTGTGGCGAGGAGAGCTACGGCACCGGCTCCGACCACGTGCGTGAAAAGGACGGTCTCTGGGCGGTGCTGTTCTGGCTCAACCTGCTGGCCGCCACCGGCGAGTCGGTCGAGCAGATCGTGCGCGCGCACTGGGCCCGTTTCGGCCGCAACTACTACTCGCGCCACGACTGGGAGGGCGTGCCCACCGAGCGCGCCGATGCGCTGATGGCGGCACTGCGCGCCCGGCTGCCGTCGCTGGCCGGCGCGCGGTTCGGCGACCTGCTGATCGAGCAGGCCGACGACTTCGCGTACACCGATCCGGTCGACGGCTCGGTCTCCACCCGCCAGGGCGTGCGGCTCCTCATCGCCGGTGGCTCGCGGGTGGTGTTCCGCCTGTCGGGCACCGGCACCGAGGGTGCCACCCTGCGGGTCTACCTCGAGCGCTACGAAAGCGATCCGGCCCTGCACGACCTGCCGCCGCAGGACGCGCTGGGCCCGCTGATCGACCTGGCCGAGCAGATCGCCGGCATCCGCGCCCACACCGGCCTCGATGCACCGGCCGTGATCACCTGA
- the glgX gene encoding glycogen debranching protein GlgX: protein MMRPDFGAGLASGAPLKTDLLGAGLPWPLGAHWCDRALNFAVWAPDASQLELCLFDATGTREQVRLRLPACTDGVWHGRLQADDLALLTITGDDAGDGIPDVLVYGWRAHGPWAPAQGHRFNPAKVLLDPYATELVGRYAGDLSLYQGHDAANPQHPDIRDNAPVALKALVRRPEGRAADRSSAVPRPEGPRVAPEMTVLYEVHVKGATRLHPDVPEPLRGSYAGLASPAMIAHYRALGVTTLSLLPVHARADEERLQHLGLTNYWGYSSIAFLAPEPRYWSGRPGTNVADEFREMVASLHAAGLEVVLDVVYNHSAETDDNGPTLSFRGLANARYYHLETQRVEAHHPDAHHPDGHHGAQHRRVYQNWSGCGNSLNLAEPRVVQLVIESLRHWVLAYGVDGFRFDLAPILARGRDGQFGTSAGFFAALQADPVLSRVKLIAEPWDIGPGGYQLGGFPPGWQEWNDQFRDTLRTWWLRCAGDRGVLAHRLAGSSTQFHHDGRSPLASVNFITAHDGFGLRDLVSFNHKHNDANGEHNRDGHHHNCSWNCGVEGDTDEPEVLALRARLQRALLACLVLSQGTPMLLAGDEIGHSQRGNNNAYCQDNPLTWLDWAGADRALLAFASRLLALRRCQPSLRISSWLTGHADRHGRLDVLWWHPEGHALAGADWAEERDRAMGVRLDAGQGAAAALLLFNPNASVRRFVLPAGRWVAQLCSASLDGEPGADQQPCVDDLVAPHGACDLPARAVLVLLDGLG from the coding sequence ATGATGCGACCTGACTTCGGTGCCGGCCTGGCGAGCGGCGCCCCCTTGAAGACCGACCTGCTCGGCGCCGGCCTGCCCTGGCCGCTGGGTGCGCACTGGTGCGACCGGGCGCTCAATTTCGCGGTCTGGGCGCCCGATGCAAGCCAGCTCGAACTCTGCCTGTTCGATGCCACCGGCACGCGCGAACAGGTCCGCCTGAGGCTGCCGGCCTGCACCGACGGCGTCTGGCACGGCCGGCTCCAGGCCGATGACCTTGCCCTGCTGACGATCACCGGCGACGATGCCGGCGACGGCATCCCGGACGTCCTGGTCTATGGCTGGCGGGCCCACGGCCCGTGGGCACCGGCTCAAGGCCACCGCTTCAATCCGGCCAAGGTCCTGCTCGACCCGTACGCCACCGAACTGGTGGGCCGCTACGCCGGCGACCTGTCGCTCTACCAGGGCCATGACGCCGCCAACCCGCAGCACCCCGACATCCGTGACAACGCGCCGGTCGCGCTGAAGGCGCTCGTGCGTCGGCCCGAGGGCCGCGCGGCGGACCGGTCGAGCGCCGTGCCGCGGCCCGAAGGCCCGCGCGTGGCGCCCGAGATGACGGTGCTCTACGAGGTCCACGTCAAGGGCGCGACCCGCCTGCACCCGGACGTGCCCGAGCCCCTGCGTGGCAGCTATGCCGGCCTGGCCAGCCCGGCCATGATCGCGCACTACCGCGCGCTCGGCGTCACCACGCTCAGCCTGCTGCCGGTGCATGCCCGCGCCGACGAAGAGCGCCTGCAGCACCTCGGCCTGACCAACTACTGGGGCTACAGCAGCATCGCCTTCCTGGCGCCCGAACCGCGCTACTGGAGCGGGCGGCCCGGCACGAACGTGGCCGACGAGTTCCGCGAGATGGTCGCGAGCCTGCATGCGGCCGGACTCGAGGTGGTGCTCGACGTGGTCTACAACCACAGTGCCGAGACCGACGACAACGGCCCGACGCTGAGTTTTCGCGGCCTGGCGAACGCGCGCTACTACCACCTCGAAACCCAGCGCGTCGAAGCCCATCACCCGGATGCGCACCACCCGGACGGGCACCACGGCGCCCAGCACCGCCGCGTCTATCAGAACTGGAGCGGCTGCGGCAACAGCCTGAACCTGGCCGAACCGCGCGTGGTGCAGCTGGTGATCGAGTCGCTGCGGCACTGGGTGCTGGCGTATGGCGTGGACGGCTTCCGCTTCGACTTGGCGCCGATCCTGGCGCGCGGGCGTGACGGCCAGTTCGGCACGTCGGCCGGTTTCTTCGCGGCGCTGCAGGCCGATCCGGTGCTGTCGCGCGTCAAGCTGATCGCCGAGCCCTGGGACATCGGCCCCGGCGGCTACCAGCTCGGTGGTTTCCCACCCGGCTGGCAGGAGTGGAACGACCAGTTCCGCGACACGCTGCGCACCTGGTGGTTGCGCTGTGCCGGTGACCGCGGCGTGCTGGCGCACCGGCTGGCCGGTTCGAGCACCCAGTTCCATCACGACGGCCGCTCGCCGCTGGCCAGCGTCAACTTCATCACCGCGCACGACGGCTTCGGGCTGCGCGATCTGGTCAGCTTCAACCACAAGCACAACGACGCCAACGGCGAGCACAACCGCGACGGCCACCACCACAACTGCAGCTGGAACTGCGGCGTCGAGGGTGACACCGACGAGCCCGAGGTGCTGGCCCTGCGCGCGCGCCTTCAGCGTGCCTTGCTGGCTTGCCTGGTGCTGTCGCAGGGCACGCCGATGCTGCTGGCCGGCGACGAGATCGGCCACAGCCAGCGCGGCAACAACAACGCCTACTGCCAGGACAACCCGCTGACCTGGCTCGACTGGGCCGGCGCCGACCGGGCCCTGCTTGCCTTTGCGAGCCGGCTGCTGGCGCTGCGCCGCTGCCAGCCGTCGCTGCGCATCAGCAGCTGGCTGACAGGCCACGCCGACCGCCACGGCCGCCTCGACGTGCTCTGGTGGCACCCCGAAGGCCACGCGCTGGCCGGGGCCGACTGGGCTGAAGAACGTGACCGCGCGATGGGCGTCCGGCTCGACGCGGGCCAGGGCGCGGCGGCGGCGCTGCTGCTGTTCAACCCGAATGCATCGGTGCGTCGTTTCGTCCTGCCGGCCGGGCGCTGGGTCGCGCAACTGTGCAGCGCCAGTCTCGACGGCGAGCCCGGCGCCGACCAGCAGCCGTGTGTCGACGACCTGGTGGCACCGCACGGTGCCTGCGACCTGCCGGCACGCGCCGTGCTCGTGTTGCTGGATGGCCTGGGGTAG
- the glgC gene encoding glucose-1-phosphate adenylyltransferase, with protein MDITRIAQARSLTRRSLALVLAGGRGSRLKDLTDRRAKPAVHFGGKFRIIDFALSNCMNSGIRRIGVITQYKSHSLLRHLQRGWSFLRNEMGEFVDLLPAQQRVNEESWYQGTADAIYQNLDIIRNSTPPDYIVVLAGDHIYKMDYSIMLADHAASGRGVTVGCIEVSRDEAKAFGVMAIDDERHVTAFVEKPADPPAMPGHPDKSLASMGIYVFSADYLYRLLEDDAADPTSEHDFGKNLIPRAVAENQALAHPFSMSAIPNPLFEGSYWRDVGTVDAYWAANLDLASPTPELNMYDKEWPIWTYQEQLPPAKFVHDYDGRRGEAINSLVSGGCIVSGSTVRNSVLFSNVLVRSYSEINQTVMLPDVQIGRGCRLSKVVIDRRCHLPDGLVIGEDAELDAKRFFRTENGVVLVTRRMLAAL; from the coding sequence ATGGACATCACCCGCATTGCCCAGGCCCGCAGCCTGACCCGCCGCTCACTCGCCCTGGTGCTGGCCGGCGGCCGCGGTTCGCGCCTGAAGGACCTGACCGATCGGCGCGCCAAGCCGGCGGTGCACTTCGGGGGCAAGTTCCGCATCATCGACTTCGCGCTGTCGAACTGCATGAACTCGGGCATCCGCCGCATCGGCGTGATCACGCAGTACAAGTCGCACTCGCTGCTGCGCCACCTGCAGCGCGGCTGGAGCTTCCTGCGCAACGAGATGGGCGAGTTCGTCGACCTGCTGCCCGCGCAGCAGCGTGTCAACGAGGAAAGCTGGTACCAGGGCACCGCCGACGCCATCTACCAGAACCTCGACATCATCCGCAACTCGACGCCGCCCGACTACATCGTCGTGCTGGCCGGCGACCACATCTACAAGATGGACTACTCGATCATGCTGGCCGACCACGCCGCCAGCGGTCGGGGCGTGACGGTGGGCTGCATCGAGGTCTCGCGCGATGAAGCCAAGGCGTTCGGCGTGATGGCGATCGACGACGAGCGCCACGTCACCGCCTTCGTCGAGAAGCCGGCCGATCCGCCGGCCATGCCGGGCCATCCGGACAAGTCGCTCGCCAGCATGGGCATCTACGTCTTCTCGGCCGACTACCTGTATCGCCTGCTCGAAGACGACGCCGCCGATCCGACCTCGGAACACGATTTCGGCAAGAACCTGATCCCGCGTGCGGTGGCCGAGAACCAGGCGCTCGCGCATCCGTTCTCGATGTCGGCGATCCCCAATCCGCTGTTCGAGGGCTCCTACTGGCGCGACGTCGGCACGGTCGACGCCTACTGGGCCGCCAACCTCGACCTGGCTTCGCCCACGCCCGAGCTGAACATGTACGACAAGGAATGGCCGATCTGGACCTACCAGGAACAGCTGCCGCCGGCCAAGTTCGTGCACGACTACGACGGCCGCCGTGGCGAGGCGATCAACTCGCTGGTGTCGGGCGGCTGCATCGTCTCGGGCTCGACGGTGCGCAACTCGGTGCTGTTCTCCAACGTGCTGGTGCGCTCGTACAGCGAGATCAACCAGACGGTGATGCTGCCCGACGTGCAGATCGGCCGCGGCTGCCGGCTCAGCAAGGTGGTGATCGACCGCCGCTGCCACCTGCCCGACGGCCTGGTGATCGGCGAGGACGCCGAGCTCGACGCCAAGCGGTTCTTCCGCACCGAAAACGGCGTGGTGCTGGTGACACGCCGCATGCTCGCCGCGCTGTGA
- the glgA gene encoding glycogen synthase GlgA, which translates to MRILQACAEIFPLLKTGGLADVAGALPPALRALGAEVRVVVPGFPAILAGLVDAIEVARLEPPPAMVMARGARLLYGRLPACDVDAYVINSPDHYHRDGGPYNDARQHPYDDNHLRFGLLGWVAAKLADGLDPYWAPRVVHAHDWHAALAPAYLRALEWARGRRLAGSVYTVHNLAYQGFFPAHHFGDLGLPAAYNQVHGLEFYGQISFMKGGLYFADRITTVSPTYAREIQGAEQGCGLDGLLRDRDADLSGILNGVDDAVWNPAGDALIPATYTRRKLTGKAQCKATLQAELGLAEDPAVPLLCVVSRLTEQKGLHLVLQALPALIERGFQFALLGSGDAGMENEFRRLAEQHPTAAAVRLGYDEAFAHRLIAGSDLILVPSRFEPCGLTQLYGLKYGTLPVVRRVGGLVDTVADARLETLDHDATGFVFDDFSADGLIGACLRAKALFRRRADWLQVQRRGMQQPFGWEDSARQYLKLYQQVAA; encoded by the coding sequence ATGCGCATCCTGCAAGCCTGTGCCGAGATCTTTCCCTTGCTCAAGACCGGCGGGCTTGCCGACGTGGCGGGGGCCCTGCCGCCCGCGCTGCGTGCGCTCGGCGCCGAGGTGCGGGTGGTGGTACCGGGGTTCCCGGCCATCCTGGCCGGGCTGGTCGACGCCATCGAGGTGGCGCGGCTGGAGCCGCCTCCGGCGATGGTCATGGCGCGTGGCGCGCGGCTGCTGTACGGTCGGCTGCCGGCCTGCGATGTCGACGCCTACGTGATCAACTCGCCCGACCACTATCACCGCGACGGCGGCCCCTACAACGATGCCCGCCAGCATCCCTACGACGACAACCACCTGCGCTTCGGGCTGCTGGGCTGGGTGGCGGCCAAGCTGGCCGACGGCCTCGATCCGTACTGGGCACCGCGCGTGGTGCATGCGCACGACTGGCATGCCGCGCTGGCACCGGCGTATCTGCGTGCGCTCGAATGGGCACGTGGCCGGCGCCTGGCAGGCAGCGTCTACACGGTGCACAACCTCGCGTACCAGGGTTTTTTCCCCGCCCATCATTTCGGTGATCTGGGCCTGCCCGCGGCCTACAACCAGGTCCACGGCCTGGAGTTCTACGGCCAGATCAGCTTCATGAAGGGCGGCCTGTACTTCGCCGACCGCATCACCACCGTCAGCCCGACCTACGCCCGCGAGATCCAGGGCGCCGAGCAGGGCTGCGGTCTCGACGGCCTGCTGCGCGACCGCGATGCCGACCTGAGCGGCATCCTCAACGGCGTCGACGATGCGGTCTGGAATCCGGCCGGCGATGCCCTGATCCCCGCCACCTACACCCGCCGCAAGCTCACCGGCAAGGCGCAATGCAAGGCGACGCTGCAGGCGGAACTCGGCCTGGCCGAAGATCCCGCCGTGCCGCTGCTGTGCGTGGTCAGCCGCCTGACCGAGCAGAAAGGCCTGCACCTGGTGCTGCAGGCGCTGCCGGCGCTGATCGAGCGCGGCTTCCAGTTCGCCCTGCTCGGCAGCGGCGACGCCGGCATGGAAAACGAGTTCCGCCGCCTCGCCGAGCAGCATCCGACGGCGGCGGCGGTGCGGCTGGGCTACGACGAGGCCTTCGCCCACCGGCTGATCGCCGGCAGCGACCTGATCCTGGTGCCGTCGCGTTTCGAGCCCTGCGGCCTGACGCAGCTCTACGGCCTCAAGTACGGCACCCTGCCGGTCGTGCGCCGGGTCGGCGGCCTGGTCGACACCGTGGCCGACGCCCGGCTCGAGACGCTCGACCACGACGCCACCGGCTTCGTCTTCGATGACTTCAGTGCCGACGGCCTGATCGGCGCCTGCCTGCGCGCCAAGGCGCTGTTCCGCCGCCGTGCCGACTGGCTGCAGGTGCAGCGCCGCGGCATGCAGCAACCCTTCGGCTGGGAAGACTCGGCGCGGCAGTACCTCAAGCTCTACCAGCAGGTGGCCGCCTGA
- the def gene encoding peptide deformylase yields the protein MPVRTILKMGDPRLLRIAQPVRRFDTPELHQLVQDLRDTMAAANGAGIAAPQIGVDLAVVIFGSAHNPRYPDAPPVPATVLVNPQIVALSDDEEDGWEGCLSVPGLRGVVPRCTRIRYSGFDPVGQLIEREADGFHARVVQHECDHLIGKLYPMRVRDFSRFGYTEVLFPGLDASSDD from the coding sequence ATGCCCGTCCGCACCATCCTGAAGATGGGCGACCCGCGCCTGTTGCGCATCGCCCAGCCGGTCCGACGCTTCGACACGCCTGAACTGCATCAGCTGGTGCAGGACCTGCGCGACACCATGGCTGCGGCCAACGGGGCCGGCATCGCGGCGCCGCAGATCGGTGTCGATCTGGCCGTGGTGATCTTCGGTTCTGCGCACAACCCGCGCTATCCCGACGCGCCGCCGGTGCCTGCCACGGTGCTGGTCAATCCGCAGATCGTGGCCCTGTCCGACGACGAGGAAGACGGCTGGGAAGGCTGCCTGTCGGTGCCCGGACTGCGTGGCGTGGTGCCGCGCTGCACGCGCATCCGCTACAGCGGTTTCGATCCAGTCGGCCAGCTGATCGAGCGCGAGGCCGACGGCTTCCACGCCCGCGTCGTCCAGCACGAATGCGATCACCTGATCGGCAAGCTCTACCCGATGCGGGTGCGCGACTTCAGCCGTTTCGGCTACACCGAGGTGCTGTTCCCCGGTCTCGACGCGTCGAGCGACGACTGA
- a CDS encoding SPFH domain-containing protein, with protein sequence MEVAFVILVIAAIFIARSVKVVPQQTAWVIERLGKYHGTLVPGLNFLVPFVDRLAYKHSLKEVPLDVPSQVCITKDNTQLQVDGILYFQVTDPQRASYGSSNYEMAITQLAQTTLRSVIGKMELDKTFEERDLINSAVVSALDDAALTWGVKVLRYEIKDLTPPAEILHAMQAQITAERGKRALIAASEGRRQEQINIATGEREAFIARSEGQKMAEINKAQGEAAAISAVAAATAEAIRVIAAAIEQPGGTQAVQLKVAEKAVEAYAQLAQTNNTMIVPGNMSEVSSLIGTAMTLMGKLPKGTA encoded by the coding sequence ATGGAAGTCGCTTTCGTGATTCTGGTCATCGCGGCCATCTTCATCGCCCGCTCGGTCAAGGTCGTGCCCCAGCAGACCGCCTGGGTCATCGAGCGCCTGGGCAAGTACCACGGCACGCTGGTGCCGGGCCTGAACTTCCTGGTGCCCTTCGTCGACCGGCTGGCCTACAAGCACTCGCTGAAGGAAGTGCCGCTCGACGTGCCCAGCCAGGTCTGCATCACCAAGGACAACACCCAACTGCAGGTCGACGGCATCCTGTATTTCCAGGTCACCGACCCGCAGCGCGCCAGCTACGGCAGCTCCAACTACGAGATGGCGATCACCCAGCTCGCGCAGACCACGCTGCGCAGCGTGATCGGCAAGATGGAGCTCGACAAGACCTTCGAGGAGCGCGACCTGATCAACAGCGCGGTCGTCAGCGCGCTCGACGACGCGGCGCTGACCTGGGGCGTCAAGGTGCTGCGCTACGAGATCAAGGACCTGACGCCGCCGGCCGAGATCCTGCACGCGATGCAGGCGCAGATCACCGCCGAGCGCGGCAAGCGTGCGCTGATCGCCGCCTCCGAAGGCCGCCGCCAGGAGCAGATCAACATCGCCACCGGCGAGCGCGAGGCCTTCATCGCCCGCTCCGAGGGCCAGAAGATGGCCGAGATCAACAAGGCACAGGGCGAGGCCGCCGCCATCAGCGCGGTCGCCGCCGCCACGGCCGAGGCCATCCGGGTGATCGCCGCAGCGATCGAGCAGCCCGGCGGCACGCAGGCGGTGCAGTTGAAAGTGGCGGAGAAGGCCGTCGAGGCCTACGCCCAGCTGGCGCAGACCAACAACACCATGATCGTGCCGGGCAACATGAGCGAGGTGTCGTCCCTGATCGGCACCGCGATGACGCTGATGGGCAAGCTGCCCAAGGGCACGGCCTGA
- a CDS encoding NfeD family protein, which translates to MSEPMLWWLAAAILVAAELATGTFYLLMLSLGLAAGALAAHAGLDTPAQLLCAALAGGGAVAFWHLRRQSRPPTAPQSENPELNLDIGQRVHVTHWRADGSARVSYRGSTWTARLHQPSSTDAVPTGDYRIRAVDGNTLLLER; encoded by the coding sequence ATGTCCGAACCGATGCTCTGGTGGCTTGCCGCCGCGATCCTGGTGGCCGCCGAACTGGCCACCGGCACCTTCTATCTGCTGATGCTCAGCCTGGGCCTGGCCGCCGGTGCGCTGGCCGCTCATGCAGGCCTCGACACCCCGGCGCAACTGCTGTGTGCCGCGCTGGCCGGCGGTGGCGCGGTGGCGTTCTGGCATCTGCGCCGCCAGAGCCGACCACCCACCGCACCGCAGTCCGAGAACCCCGAGCTCAACCTCGACATCGGCCAGCGGGTTCACGTCACGCACTGGCGCGCCGACGGCAGCGCGCGCGTGAGCTACCGCGGCAGCACCTGGACCGCGCGCCTGCATCAGCCGTCGTCCACGGATGCGGTGCCAACCGGCGACTACCGCATCCGCGCCGTCGACGGCAACACCTTGCTGCTCGAACGCTGA